One Romeriopsis navalis LEGE 11480 genomic window, TTTAGCCCTCAACGTTGAACGTAATGGTTTTCCGATTTCGGTTTACAACCGATCGCGCGAAAAGACCGATAGATTTATGGCAGAACGCGCTGTTGGCAAGAATGTTGTCGCAGCTTATAGCTTGGAAGAATTTGTCGCGTCCTTAGAGCGCCCCCGCAAAATCTTGATCATGGTCAAGGCCGGTGGCCCAGTTGATGCAGTAATTGATCAACTCAAGCCGCTGTTGGATGAAGGCGATATTTTGATCGATGGTGGTAACTCGCTCTACAGCGACACCCAGCGGCGGGCCGCGGCCTTGGAAGCCGAGAAGTTTACGTTTATTGGCATGGGCGTCAGCGGCGGCGAAGAAGGCGCGCTAAATGGTCCTAGCTTGATGCCAGGCGGTACGCAGAGTGCTTATCAGTACTTGGAGCCGATTCTGACTAAGATTGCGGCCCAGGTCGATGACGGCGCTTGTGTCACCTACATCGGCAAAGGTGGGGCGGGGCACTACGTCAAGATGGTGCATAACGGCATCGAGTACGGCGACATGCAGCTAATCGCTGAAGCCTACGACTTGCTGAAGAATGTCGCGGGCCTCAATCAGCAGCAATTGCATGATGTGTTTGCGTCATGGAACAAAACCGAGGAACTCGATTCCTACTTGATCGAGATTACGACGGATATTTTCACCAAAACGGATCCCGATACGGGTTTGCCTTTGGTTGAGGTGATTCTGGACGCAGCCGGGCAGAAAGGCACAGGCCGTTGGACGGTGCTAGAAGCCTTGGAAGCTGGTGTGGCGATTCCGACGATCGGGGCCGCCGTGAATGCCCGAATTATGTCCTCCTATAAGTCCGAGCGGATGGATGCAGCCCAGCAGTTGACTGGCCCATCGAAGCAGTTTGATGGTGACGTACAGCAGTTTATCGATAAGGTGCGGGATGCGCTGTACTGCTCGAAGATGTGCTCCTATGCCCAGGGCATGGCGCTGTTGAAGGCGGCTTCCGAGAAGTATGACTACGACTTGAATCTGGGCGAATGTGCGCGGATTTGGAAGGGTGGTTGTATTATCCGGGCGCGGTTCTTGGACAAGATTAAAAAAGCGTTTGATGAGCAGCCAGACTTGGCAAATCTCTTGTTGGCACCAGAGTTTAAGCAGTCAGTGCTCGATCGTCAGACCGCTTGGCGAGAAATCATTGTGGCCGCAGCGGAATACGGCATCGCCGTACCGGCGTTTAGTGCGTCCTTGGATTACTTTGACAGCTATCGTC contains:
- the gnd gene encoding decarboxylating NADP(+)-dependent phosphogluconate dehydrogenase yields the protein MAQSFGVIGLAVMGENLALNVERNGFPISVYNRSREKTDRFMAERAVGKNVVAAYSLEEFVASLERPRKILIMVKAGGPVDAVIDQLKPLLDEGDILIDGGNSLYSDTQRRAAALEAEKFTFIGMGVSGGEEGALNGPSLMPGGTQSAYQYLEPILTKIAAQVDDGACVTYIGKGGAGHYVKMVHNGIEYGDMQLIAEAYDLLKNVAGLNQQQLHDVFASWNKTEELDSYLIEITTDIFTKTDPDTGLPLVEVILDAAGQKGTGRWTVLEALEAGVAIPTIGAAVNARIMSSYKSERMDAAQQLTGPSKQFDGDVQQFIDKVRDALYCSKMCSYAQGMALLKAASEKYDYDLNLGECARIWKGGCIIRARFLDKIKKAFDEQPDLANLLLAPEFKQSVLDRQTAWREIIVAAAEYGIAVPAFSASLDYFDSYRRSTLPQNLTQAQRDYFGAHTYKRIDKEGVFHTEWMAESV